The following coding sequences lie in one Musa acuminata AAA Group cultivar baxijiao chromosome BXJ1-8, Cavendish_Baxijiao_AAA, whole genome shotgun sequence genomic window:
- the LOC135588968 gene encoding uncharacterized protein LOC135588968, which yields MPASSRTLSQREMRVRDGYIELYVVYNTSIRSFIIVAMLMMMIIELWYVTLSHLNAAVHRVPGERNWNRCLRGGGEEDQGMAADEGAKGWSGRRWRCGGKACPRKGGDGGGVTLQGYVVDTVSGGERWPGGIAGTRSLTEEDLEELKGCLDLGFGFNYEGIPELRNTLPALELCYSMSQMFHLNDQRQPMPPEDSPPIANWKISSPGDDPDEVKARLKYWAQAVACTLRLCS from the exons ATGCCGGCATCCAGTCGGACCCTCTCACAGCGAGAGATGCGGGTACGTGACGGGTACATCGAACTTTATGTGGTATATAACACGTCCATCCGTTCGTTCATCATCGTTgcgatgttgatgatgatgatcatcgAGTTATGGTACGTTACTTTGAGCCATTTAAATGCCGCGGTCCATCGCGTGCCGGGAGAGAGGAATTGGAACCGTTGCCTCCGCGGAGGAGGGGAGGAGGACCAGGGCATGGCGGCGGACGAGGGGGCGAAGGGGTGGTCTGGACGGAGGTGGCGGTGCGGGGGGAAGGCGTGTCCGCGGAAGGGCGGCGATGGCGGTGGGGTGACTCTGCAGGGATATGTCGTGGACACGGTGAGCGGCGGGGAGAGGTGGCCGGGCGGGATAGCGGGGACGAGGAGCCTGACGGAGGAGGACCTGGAAGAGCTCAAGGGTTGCCTCGACCTAGGGTTCGGGTTCAACTACGAGGGGATCCCAGAGCTCCGCAACACGCTCCCGGCGCTGGAGCTCTGCTACTCCATGAGCCAGATGTTCCACCTGAACGATCAGCGCCAACCAATGCCTCCTGAAGATTCACCTCCCATCGCCAATTGGAAGATCTCCAGTCCTG GAGATGATCCAGATGAAGTTAAAGCAAGGCTCAAGTATTGGGCCCAGGCAGTAGCATGTACTCTCCGATTATGCAGCTGA
- the LOC135587279 gene encoding U11/U12 small nuclear ribonucleoprotein 35 kDa protein-like, with amino-acid sequence MSNANINAVFYADTYHPIQAGSIDGTDTLPHDNGVYRAVLCSAAGLYDPFGDPKVIGDPYCTVFVGRLSRFTDEETLRKAMSKYGTVKNLRLVRHIVTGASRGYAFVEYETEREMRRAYEDAHHSLIDDYEVIVDYYRQHLMPGWIPRRLGGGLGGKKESGQLRFGGRERPFRAPLRPIPYADLQRLGIPPPPEGRYMSRFQVPSPPRCRSSHADMDDSPARQRRSRDTEEPSHRRHRRSADRDDSSHKHHKHREHSHQHKKRSTSRDYDFLDH; translated from the exons ATGAGTAACGCGAACATCAACGCCGTGTTCTACGCGGACACGTACCACCCGATTCAAGCCGGGAGCATCGACGGCACTGATACCCTCCCCCACGACAACGGCGTCTACCGCGCCGTCCTCTGCTCCGCCGCCGGACTCT ATGACCCGTTCGGCGATCCCAAGGTTATCGGTGATCCCTACTGCACGGTCTTCGTCGGGCGGCTCTCGCGCTTCACCGATGAAGAAACTCTACGAAAG GCGATGAGCAAGTATGGAACGGTGAAAAATTTGCGACTTGTGAGACATATAG TTACTGGTGCCTCACGTGGCTATGCTTTTGTTGAATATGAAACTGAGAGGGAGATGCGTCGTGCATATGAG GATGCACATCATTCTTTGATTGATGATTATGAAGTTATTGTTGACTACTACCGGCAACATCTGATGCCTGGATGGATCCCAAGAAGATTAG GAGGGGGACTCGGAGGCAAGAAGGAATCTGGTCAACTTCGGTTTGGAGGTCGAGAGAGGCCATTTCGAGCACCTTT ACGCCCAATTCCATATGCCGATTTACAACGGCTTGGTATTCCACCTCCACCTGAAGGGCGATATATGTCACGTTTTCAG GTTCCATCGCCGCCTAGGTGCAGAAGCAGCCATGCAGACATGGATGATTCACCTGCTCGGCAGAGAAGATCTCGTGACACGGAAGAACCCTCTCATAGGCGACATAGGAGATCAGCTGATAGAGATGATTCCTCCCACAAGCATCATAAACATCGAGAACATTCGCATCAGCATAAGAAGAGATCGACAAGCAGAGATTACGATTTCTTAGATCATTGA